From Oryza sativa Japonica Group chromosome 4, ASM3414082v1, one genomic window encodes:
- the LOC4336327 gene encoding adenine phosphoribosyltransferase 2 isoform X1, with the protein MGEEDISNDSKSSCGCEDGTVEAPAAAAPKENGRAADPRLQAISDAIRVVPHFPKPGIMFNDITALLLRPAAFKDAVDMFVERYRGMRIAAVAGIEARGFIFGPAIALAIGAKFIPLRKPKKLPGEVISETYILEYGTDCLEMHVGATEPGERVVVVDDLVATGGTLCAAIKLLERAGADVVECACLIGLPKYKNFYKLNGKPVYILVESRK; encoded by the exons ATGGGGGAAGAGGATATCAGCAACGACAGCAAGAGCAGCTGCGGCTGCGAGGACGGCACGGTGGAGgctccggcggctgcggcgccgaAGGAGAACGGCCGAGCCGCGGACCCGCGCCTCCAGGCCATCTCCGACGCCATCCGCGTCGTCCCGCACTTCCCCAAGCCAG GGATCATGTTCAACGACATCACGGCGCTGCTGCTCCGGCCCGCCGCGTTCAAGGACGCCGTGGACATGTTCGTCGAGCGCTACCGCGGCATGCGCATCGCGGCCGTCGCAG GTATTGAAGCCAGAGGATTCATATTTGGCCCAGCGATCGCACTAGCAATTGGAGCAAAATTCATACCGTTGCGCAAACCTAAGAAACTCCCAG GTGAGGTAATTTCTGAGACCTATATACTTGAGTATGGGACGGATTGTTTGGAGATGCATGTTGGAGCTACTGAACCTGGTGAGCGCGTAGTGGTCGTTGATGATTTAGTTGCAACCGGTGGAACACTTTGTGCTGCAATAAAACTTCTTG AACGAGCTGGAGCTGACGTAGTTGAGTGTGCATGCCTCATTGGCCTTCCTAAGTATAAG AATTTCTACAAGCTCAATGGAAAACCAGTTTATATACTGGTGGAGTCTCGCAAATAG
- the LOC4336327 gene encoding adenine phosphoribosyltransferase 2 isoform X2 has product MGEEDISNDSKSSCGCEDGTVEAPAAAAPKENGRAADPRLQAISDAIRVVPHFPKPGIEARGFIFGPAIALAIGAKFIPLRKPKKLPGEVISETYILEYGTDCLEMHVGATEPGERVVVVDDLVATGGTLCAAIKLLERAGADVVECACLIGLPKYKNFYKLNGKPVYILVESRK; this is encoded by the exons ATGGGGGAAGAGGATATCAGCAACGACAGCAAGAGCAGCTGCGGCTGCGAGGACGGCACGGTGGAGgctccggcggctgcggcgccgaAGGAGAACGGCCGAGCCGCGGACCCGCGCCTCCAGGCCATCTCCGACGCCATCCGCGTCGTCCCGCACTTCCCCAAGCCAG GTATTGAAGCCAGAGGATTCATATTTGGCCCAGCGATCGCACTAGCAATTGGAGCAAAATTCATACCGTTGCGCAAACCTAAGAAACTCCCAG GTGAGGTAATTTCTGAGACCTATATACTTGAGTATGGGACGGATTGTTTGGAGATGCATGTTGGAGCTACTGAACCTGGTGAGCGCGTAGTGGTCGTTGATGATTTAGTTGCAACCGGTGGAACACTTTGTGCTGCAATAAAACTTCTTG AACGAGCTGGAGCTGACGTAGTTGAGTGTGCATGCCTCATTGGCCTTCCTAAGTATAAG AATTTCTACAAGCTCAATGGAAAACCAGTTTATATACTGGTGGAGTCTCGCAAATAG